The DNA sequence AATTGACACAGATACTATCGCACATTACTAAAGAAAACTTAAAATACAATTAATGTAATAATGTAAACTCACACCATCTTCGATAGTACGATTATAGTATTAATTCCATGTCCTTTTTTAAAAGCAAATAGTGAAATTAAACAGGATCTATACAATCAGGTTCTTTATATAAAGGATTATTGACCTTTGTTGATACTGGATATATCACAAGTTTGGCATTGAAAGGTTGCATGAGCTTTTGCAGTATTTCTATTGTTGTTTCTTTATTTATCCATTGATCAAATTCAGATTGTCGAATAATAACAGGCATACGGTTATGAATACTACTCATCTGCTCACTGGCAGCAGTGGTAAGTATTGCACATGTACGTATCTGTCTATCGTTAATTGTTATACTATCAAAAATACCGGCAAAGCCAAAAAAATCTTCCACCGTAATATAATATGGTACCTTCTTTGTACCTTCTTTTTTCCATTCATAGAAACCGGATGCAAACACAATACACCTATTGTAAAAAAAAGCCCTTTTAAAACTGGGCTTCTGTATAACTGTTTCAACACGAGCATTGATTAATGGTTTAAATGAAGAAGGATCCTTTGTCCAGAACGGTATCAGGCCCCATTGTAATTCAACTAACTTTTTATCTGGTGTTTGCACCAGCGCCACAATATCTTCCCCGGGATAAATATTGTAGCGCGGTGCAGTATGATGTACCAGTACTTCCTCAACCTGCAAACGCTGTGCAATGACATCTACAGGTTCAATCTGTGCAAACCTGCCGCACATGCTACATATGAGTTTTTTCAATTAATGCAATGAAAAACTTAACGCTTTTACCCATATCAGATATACTGATCCTTTCATTAATACCATGAACTCGTTTTAAATCCTCAGCATTCATCTTAACAGGGGAAAAGCGGTATATCTGATTTGATAACGCATTATAGTGTCGTGAATCGGTAGCACCAAGCACAAGGTATGGAGCCACAATAACATCAGGATTTATTTGCCGGGCGATAGTTGCTATTGAAATAAATGAGCCTGCCTGTATATCCGAAACTGGTGAAGGGTCATTTGACCACGGTGTTGCCTCAAGGGTAACTGCATCATTGCCAATTACTTTTTTCAAATATGCAATGGTGGAATCCATAGTTTCACCAGGAAGGATCCGACAGTTTATCATGGCCCAGGCTTGAGTTGGCAGCACATTTTCTTTTTCACTTGCACCTGCCATGGTCACAGCAGCAGTGGTGCGAATCATGGCATTGGTTGATTCAGATTTTTCAAACTGCCATTTTAACAGCGGTTTAAAGCACCACATATTTGCAAATAGTATACGTAATGGGAATTTCATGTGGGGTGCAACATATTCAAACATTTTCCGTGCAGGACTGTCAAAGTTCTTGGGAAAAGGGTTGTCTTCAACATTCACCAGAGCTTTGGACAAAACCCCCAGAGCTGTGTGGTGCGGTGGCATGGATGAGTGTCCACCCTCGCCTTTAACAGTCAGCTTCACGGTTAAATACCCTTTTTCAGCAATTCCAATCAGCGCAATAGGGCTTTCAACACCCGGTAGCATCCCTTCCATAATGGCTCCACCTTCATCTATAACATATTCAAGCTGAACATTTCGTTGTTTTAGCAGTTTGGCTATAGCTTTGGCTCCCTCACCACCAACTTCTTCATCATGACCAAATGCTATATAAATTGTCCGTTTAGGAACAAAGCCTTTACTTATTAAAAATTCAACAGCCTCCATGATAGAAATTAACTGATTTTTTATATCCAGCGCACCCCTGCCCCATATGAAACCATCTGCTATTGTACCTGAAAAACCTGGATATTTCCACTGGTCTTTAGTTAACTCCTCAACCGGCACAACATCCTGATGTGCCATAAGTAGCATTGGCTTAAGTGAGGGGTCAGAGCCTTTCCAGGTGTACAGAAGCGCATATCCCGCAACAACTTCTTTTTTTAGTTTTTTATGGAATGCCGGGTATGTTTTGGCTAAAAATTTGTGTAATTGTTCAAACTGTTTAACATCCGTTTTTGCCTGGTCCTGATTGGAAACCGTTTGAATCTGAATTGCTTCTGAAAGATGTTGTGCAGCAGTCATAGGATCAATTTTATACGGAAATGCTTCTTTTACTTCAACCTGCTTTGAAGATAGTGTAAATGCTTTTACTACCAGAATTATTAAAAAAATAAGTACAAGTATGCCCAAACCTTTTAAAATATTTTTTATCATACAATACCCCCTTTATAAAAATTTTACTATAAATTACAAAGACTCTAAATGAAAATACATACTCATACATTAATGTATGTGTTATGCACTACTTTAGTATACATTCATCTATAGTTTAATTATTCGTTGCATATCATAGCATCTTTTGCTTTTCATACATAATGCCTTTCTGTACTGTTTTTAACATAACTATGATAACAGTATAACTGCAAGCATTTTACCATTTTTTTAAATAAAAAAGGGCAGATATACGTTTCTGCCCTTTTCATAAAATTAAGAAGAAGTATCCAATTATTCAATATCAGGTGGATACATTGCTTCAATTTCTTTTGCATACTTCTGTTCAATAATTCTTCGTTTTACCTTCTGTGTTGGTGTTAATTCACCTGTAGCCTGAGTCCATTCAGCTTCAAGGAGTGTGAACTTCTTAATTTGCTCAACTCGTGAAAACTGCTTGGTATATTTTGCAATTTCACTTTCAATAAGCTTATTCACCTCATCATTCTTAATAAGATCCGCATTGCTACTGAAGCTGATTCCTTTCTGCTTGGCCCATTTCCCCAACGCTTCAAAGTTAGGAATCACAAGTGCGCTTAAATACTTACGTTTATCTCCTATAACCGCTATCTGCTCAACATACGGTGATGTCTTTACGCTGTTTTCAATATTCTGAGGAGAAATATTCTTTCCACCTGCTGTGACGATAATATCTTTGATTCGGCCAGTTATCTTTAAGAAACCATCCTCATCAATAACACCAATATCACCTGTTCTGAAATACCCATCTTTAGTCATAACCTCTTCTGTGGCAGCTTTATTCTTATAATAACCTAACATTATTTGAGGGCCTTTAGCCAGGATTTCACCATCATCAGCAATCTTTATCTTGGTTTCAGGAATAGCCTGGCCCACCGTACCTGGCTTAATAAACCATGGCCGGTTATAGGTTAATACCGGTGTTGTTTCAGTTAATCCAAAGCCTTCAAGTATCTTCATTCCCATGCCAATAAAGAATTCAGCATCAGATACCGAAAGTGGCGCGCCACCAGAAATAGCATAACGCATCTTATCCATACCAATAGCAGCTTTAAGCTTAGAAAATACCAGCTTATCAGCCAAATTATACCTGAATGCAAAAAGTCCTTTACGTGGCAGGTCCCTGCATACATACGGCAGATTCTTCTTTGCAGTATTAAGTGCAAAGTTGAAAATAGCCTTCTTTAAACCCGGTGCAGCAGCAACCTGTGCAAGAATACCAGCATGAACCTTTTCATAAATTCGTGGAACACTGATAATAACAGTGGGCCGAACTTCCTTAAAGTTATCCAGCAACTTTTCAATGCTTTCAGCAAATGCAGTTTTCCCTCCAATCCAGATTGGTCCGTAAAAACCACAGGTCATTTCCAGCGAGTGGGACAAAGGCAAAAATGATAGCCAAACATCATCCGTATTAAAAAACTTACCCATTTCAGCCATGATATTTTTAACATTAGAAAAGAAATTATAGTGTGAAAGCATTACACCTTTGGGATTACCCGTAGTACCTGATGTATAAATGATTGTGGAAACATCATCCCGCTTGATAGCTTTTAAGCGTTTTTCAAATTCAGCAGGTTTTGCCTTTTTTGCACCTTTTTCCAATGCTTCTTTAAATGTTATCACACTCTGCTTTTTCTTTGTAAGATCATCAAAAATAACCAGCTGGTCCAATTTGGGGCACTTTTTGATAACTTTTAATACCCTGTCAGCATGGTCTTCAGTACCAACAAAACAAATTGATGAGCCGGAATGTTCCAGCACATACTGTGCTTCCTCAGCTGAGTTAGTAGCATAAATTGGTACGCTTACCGCGCCAATTGAAGTGGTTGCCAAACTTGCCACCCACCATTCCCATCTGTTTGGTGAAAAGATTGCAACCCTGTCCCCTTTCTTGATTCCCTGATCCATTAAATAATACGCCATATTGTGTACCATGGTATTCATGTCGGCCCAGGATATATCCGTCCACTGACCACCTTTCTTATATGATACACAGGCTTTGCTTCCCAACTTTGCAGCCTGTTCCTGAAAAACAGCTGACATGGATTCTGACTTGAACTGTGCCATCCAATCCTCCTCTCACTTGTTTAATATAATTTTATTGTACAAATTTTAGTATTACATTTTATAACATTTAATTAAACTATTGATTTATCATGATACAACCAAAATACTGCTGTCAATGATTTTTACAACCTATCAAAAAATTTTTTATACAGTTTTATAGGTTTTTACTGTTTGTCCATAGTTTTATGCTTGAATTAACATAATGGCTGATACGTATCATTGGATACTACTACTGTATTTTTATAGGATCTAAGAAGGAAGAAGGTAAAAAGACAACACTGTTATTGCCATGAAACATCAAAAAAAACTCTACACTGATACAAATCTGCTCATTGCTTTTGGAATAACACTAGTAGTGGTTATGGGAGTTACCAATATTACACCCGCACTCCCTGCAATGGCACACTACTTTTCTATTCCCTATTCACAAGTTACACTGGTCATAACAGTATTTACCATGCCAGGAATTGTGCTTACACCCCTCTTAGGCATTGTAGCAGACCGCATAGGAAGAAAAGTAATTATTATACCTTCACTGATAGTTTTTGGCATTACCGGTATCATCATGTTTTTTATTACCGATTTCACCTGGCTTATTATATTACGGTTTATTCAAGGCATGGGCGTATCGGCATTAGGAGCAATTAATGCAACCATCATTGGTGATATGTTTGTCGGTAAAGACCGCACCATTGCGTTTGGATATAACGCCAGTGTTTTAAATATTGGTACAGCGCTGTACCCTGCCATAGGGGGATTTTTGTGCATCTTAGGCTGGAATTATCCCTTTTTACTATCGGCTTTTGCACTTGTTGTGGCATGGATTGCTATATTTCACTTACACAATCCCGAGCCACTCAACACTTCATCATTAAAACGCTATTTTCATGTAATACTAACTATTATACGAAGCCCCTATGTCATTGGACTTCTGTCAACAACCGTACTTACATTCATACTTCTGTATGGACCAATCATGACCTATTTCCCGTATATCATATCATATCGGTTTAAAGGAACAGCGGCAACTATTGGAATATTTATGTCTGCCATGTCCATAGTAACTGCTATTACATCATCGCAATTACAAATCCTTGCAAAACGCTATTCGGAAAAAAATCTCATACTGTACGGCTTTATAGGGCTTTGTATATCGTTTGTCATAGCAGGTTTTGCATACAATTACTTCTGGCTTGCTTTAGCTATCATCATTGGTGGAGCTTCCAATGCAATCAACAATCCCAGTTTACTATCGCTTTTAACCGCAGCAGCACCAGCACAATACCGCGGAGCCATCATGTCACTCAACGGTATGGGACTCAGGATTGGGCAAACCGTTGGTCCAATAATTATGGCAAGTTTGTGTGCGATAGTTTCTGTGAAGTGGGCTTTTTATAGTATAAGTGGCCTGACACTGGTAATTGTGATTGCACTTTTTTCCACATTGCTATCGAATAGATATTGCACAATGAAAAACTAATATTTTTCTGAGAAATTAATTTTTATGCAAAGAAAAATACAACAGTTAAAAGATGAATTAACGAAAGCATTAGACGCATCGGCTATAAATGATGACCCCGATGTGCTTGAAAAATATGCAGTAGATGAAACCTCCGATCTTAAAGGCAATCCGTGGCTTGTGGTGTATGCTAAAAGCACACGGGATGTCAGTATTACACTTTCACTATGCAACAAATTAACAATACCGATTATACCGCGAGGTGCCGGCACAGGCGTTACCGGTGGTGCAGTGCCAGTATCCGGCGGTGTGGTGCTATCGCTTGAAAAAATGAACAAAATACTTGAGATAGACACCGAAAACATGATAGCCGTTTGCCAGCCAGGAGTCATCACCGGACAGCTGCAAAATGAAGCACTACAATGTGGCCTG is a window from the Spirochaetota bacterium genome containing:
- a CDS encoding SOS response-associated peptidase, translating into MCGRFAQIEPVDVIAQRLQVEEVLVHHTAPRYNIYPGEDIVALVQTPDKKLVELQWGLIPFWTKDPSSFKPLINARVETVIQKPSFKRAFFYNRCIVFASGFYEWKKEGTKKVPYYITVEDFFGFAGIFDSITINDRQIRTCAILTTAASEQMSSIHNRMPVIIRQSEFDQWINKETTIEILQKLMQPFNAKLVIYPVSTKVNNPLYKEPDCIDPV
- a CDS encoding long-chain fatty acid--CoA ligase, giving the protein MAQFKSESMSAVFQEQAAKLGSKACVSYKKGGQWTDISWADMNTMVHNMAYYLMDQGIKKGDRVAIFSPNRWEWWVASLATTSIGAVSVPIYATNSAEEAQYVLEHSGSSICFVGTEDHADRVLKVIKKCPKLDQLVIFDDLTKKKQSVITFKEALEKGAKKAKPAEFEKRLKAIKRDDVSTIIYTSGTTGNPKGVMLSHYNFFSNVKNIMAEMGKFFNTDDVWLSFLPLSHSLEMTCGFYGPIWIGGKTAFAESIEKLLDNFKEVRPTVIISVPRIYEKVHAGILAQVAAAPGLKKAIFNFALNTAKKNLPYVCRDLPRKGLFAFRYNLADKLVFSKLKAAIGMDKMRYAISGGAPLSVSDAEFFIGMGMKILEGFGLTETTPVLTYNRPWFIKPGTVGQAIPETKIKIADDGEILAKGPQIMLGYYKNKAATEEVMTKDGYFRTGDIGVIDEDGFLKITGRIKDIIVTAGGKNISPQNIENSVKTSPYVEQIAVIGDKRKYLSALVIPNFEALGKWAKQKGISFSSNADLIKNDEVNKLIESEIAKYTKQFSRVEQIKKFTLLEAEWTQATGELTPTQKVKRRIIEQKYAKEIEAMYPPDIE
- a CDS encoding M20 family peptidase, translating into MIKNILKGLGILVLIFLIILVVKAFTLSSKQVEVKEAFPYKIDPMTAAQHLSEAIQIQTVSNQDQAKTDVKQFEQLHKFLAKTYPAFHKKLKKEVVAGYALLYTWKGSDPSLKPMLLMAHQDVVPVEELTKDQWKYPGFSGTIADGFIWGRGALDIKNQLISIMEAVEFLISKGFVPKRTIYIAFGHDEEVGGEGAKAIAKLLKQRNVQLEYVIDEGGAIMEGMLPGVESPIALIGIAEKGYLTVKLTVKGEGGHSSMPPHHTALGVLSKALVNVEDNPFPKNFDSPARKMFEYVAPHMKFPLRILFANMWCFKPLLKWQFEKSESTNAMIRTTAAVTMAGASEKENVLPTQAWAMINCRILPGETMDSTIAYLKKVIGNDAVTLEATPWSNDPSPVSDIQAGSFISIATIARQINPDVIVAPYLVLGATDSRHYNALSNQIYRFSPVKMNAEDLKRVHGINERISISDMGKSVKFFIALIEKTHM
- a CDS encoding MFS transporter, with translation MKHQKKLYTDTNLLIAFGITLVVVMGVTNITPALPAMAHYFSIPYSQVTLVITVFTMPGIVLTPLLGIVADRIGRKVIIIPSLIVFGITGIIMFFITDFTWLIILRFIQGMGVSALGAINATIIGDMFVGKDRTIAFGYNASVLNIGTALYPAIGGFLCILGWNYPFLLSAFALVVAWIAIFHLHNPEPLNTSSLKRYFHVILTIIRSPYVIGLLSTTVLTFILLYGPIMTYFPYIISYRFKGTAATIGIFMSAMSIVTAITSSQLQILAKRYSEKNLILYGFIGLCISFVIAGFAYNYFWLALAIIIGGASNAINNPSLLSLLTAAAPAQYRGAIMSLNGMGLRIGQTVGPIIMASLCAIVSVKWAFYSISGLTLVIVIALFSTLLSNRYCTMKN